ATTGATATCGTACAGGACTTCGTCGATAAACGGATTCTTTCGGATCGAGACGATGACGAAAGATATGAATTCCGATGCGATAGTTTGGCCCAAAAGATCTTTGAGCGCATAACCGTGCAAGAGCGGGAAATGCTGGAGGCACGGAACTTCTTGAACTTGAGTTTTAAGGAATTCAAAAAAAGGGGAAAGCTACTCACCGAGGACGATCTGCAGTATATATCGCTTTACGAGCGCAACCTGAGTTTGAGTGTCGATTTAATGGACGTTATTCGCGAGAGTGAGCGCAAATCGAGGAACCATCGACGCAAACAGCGGAGGAGGACGGTCATATTGTCGTTGATCTTGGTACTTATGATCTTGTCTGTGGCGGGTTTTTTGAGAGCTAGGGAGCAATCGACGCGAGCAAGGCAAATGACTGAACTTGCGTAACAGGAGTCGAGACAAGCCGAGGTCGAAGGACAACGAGCTGAGGAGAATAAATCGGAAGCAGAAGAGAATGCGCGTGCGGCTATGGTATCGGCCCGCGAGGCGGATGAAGCCCGCAGCGAAGCCATTCGTCAAGAGGAACTCGCTTCCGCATCGGCCCGCAGGGCTATAACAGAAAAGCAGAAGGCGGTTATCGCACGTTCGGAATCGGAACGAAGTGCGGCGATCGCTGAGCAGCAAAGAGTATTGGCGGAGGAGCAACGCGTTATCGCCCAAAGGGCCGAGGCAAGGACCGAAAAGTTATTGATGTTGAGCTTGAGTCGGGAATTGGCTTTAAGGGCCACTCGGGTACCCGAGCCCTCTAACGCCCTGCAATTGGCCCTGATCGCTACGGAATTGCACCGAGAGCACGGCGGTTCAGACTGGGCTCCTGAAATCTATCAGGCCTTTTTACACATTGATCAATTGGGTTCTGATGGACTTATTACGAGTCGTCCCGTAGAGGTAGATCGACCTGTTGAAGAGGGTGGTGCATTGCTGCTTCCCGAGGGTGTAGACTATTCCGGTAATGAGCTGCAGTACTTCGCCAACGGAGCTTCGGTATGGTCGTTGACGTTGCCCAGCAGACTTACGGCTATCGAAAGGTCTGTCACCGAAAGTGGGTTGGCCCTGGGTTTATCCGATGGTAGTATCATGCTCATCGATATGTTTACCGGAAAGGTACGGGCTAAGTTGGGTGGGCATCGAGCAGCGATCACCGACTTGGCCTATTCCGAGGATGGAACCCGACTTTTGAGCTCGTCGTACGACCGAACAGCTCGGATATGGTCTCTTGGCGATATCGCCCGACAGCCCATTGAAGTCGTGGACGATGGAAAATGGATCGCCCGAGTAGAGTGGAAGGGAAATGACTGGTGGAGCTACACGCACTTCGATGGATATGAGTTCACCTTGCCCGAAGACCCAATGCTGTGGTATACGCATTATTGTAACGATAATGCCGAATCAATTTCGCCAAGTGATTGGAAGAAGTTGGTTAGCGAATTGCTTAATTACAACCCACCTTGCCATGAAGAATAAAGCACTCACCTTAATCAGTGTAGTCCTTGGTTTTGTAGCCCGGGCACAAGACTGTCCGGCGGCTTTGGACGAAGCTGAGCGGCTTTATTTCAATGGTCGTTTTGAGCGTGTCATTGAAAAGTTAGCGCCTTGCGACGTCGGATTAAGCCCCAATCAGTCGGAGCGGCACTTTTCATTGCTCGCACAAGCCCATTTGATATCAGGAAACGACAGCGCTGCGAGGGCCTGGACCGAAGACCTCTTGCATCGTCCCCCTTTGTTTACTCCCAAGTATGGAGCCATCGAGGGATTCAAGGATTTGATCGAGGAGTATAAACTGGTGCCGAGGTGGTCGTGGTGCCTTTCTGCAGGCGCTTTTGATCCAGAGATGATCATTGACCGCTACCACACGTTCAGCAGCAAACAACAGCTGCCCGAATCCTACCAGGGTCAACTCGGGTTTCAGGCTAATGCGGCTGGTGCTTTTTACCCATTGCCCTGGATCGTGGCAGAGGGGAGTATCGGTGTTCAGGCCTTCGAATACGGGTATACTGATGTGATACTGGATGCGCAAGCGGCGCGGTTCGACGATCGATTGAAGTATTTAAATTTTTCACTCGCTGCGGGTCTTTCAGTTCCTGTTTCGGGATGGAAATTAGAGCTCCTTGGCGGTGTGTTAGCTCGGTCGCTATTGAAGGCCACGGCCGATGCAAGCCTGATCCCAACAGTTGAGGATATACCAACACAGGGAAATCCATATCCGGCCGAAATTCGAGGTGTCGATTCGAAAAAATGGAGATCTCCTTGGAATCACAGCGCTTTAATGCAAATGCGTATCCAGAAAGATATCGGTGTTGGGGCTATCGGCCTTGCGGCCGGATTCCAATACGGGCTATCCAATCTGACAGATTCGGAGTTGCGTTGGATCGATCCCGACTTTACATACGCATATGGGTATTTGGCCGATGACTTTCGGCTCATCGGTTGGAACGTTCAGGTCACCTATTCCCGGTTCATTTATACCCCAAAAAGAAAGTAATCATGCAGAAAATAATGCTTCTCATTTGTGTGGCAGCCTTGGTGAGTTCGTGCTCCAAAGACGTCGGCGTAATCGACCCCACTTGGACGCGAGTAGTAGGGGATCGAATGAACTCGTACCTGCGCGATGTTGAGCGATTCGACGATGGGCGAATGGTCGCGGTAGGGCAAAATGGCTATCCGGCCTATACTTCCGAAAGTTCGGGTGGAATCGTCGTTACAGGTAAAAGCGAAGAGCGAGGTGGCGCCATTTATTTGTTTAATGCCGAAGGGCACCTTTTGAAGAAAGGGTTTTTTAGAACCGAGGACGTGAACTTATTGCACGGTTTAGAGTTTTATGAACTTGGAGACAAGGCCATGTTCTGGGATGTCTTACCTACCTCGGACAATGGTTTTATCGTACTCGGCGAATGGCGAAATTTCTCTTGGTATTACCAATCTTTGGATACTGTATTTCCAGCGAATCCATCGACCAGTGTTCCCTTCATTTGTAAGTTCGATGCCCACCTCGAATTAACGAATTTTTGGTCCGTTACTGGCTCTGTCGGATCGCCGCCTTTCGTGTACTGGAGGAAGTTTAATTGAATTGGACGATGGTTCTCCAGCCCTCTTGGTACATAGTTTCGTCCAAACCTTGTCTCTTCCTCATGGCTATGCCATGATGCCCCGCGATATCAATGGCGATCGGGTTCAGGCTATCCACCTCAACGAAGGGGTGGGCAACAGAGTTTTGATGCGGGGAATTTGCAAGAACTCCTCGGGTGAAGTAGTTGTGGTCGGACAGGTACATGGTGATTTCGTAGCCGAAAAATGGTCAAGTGATCTGAGCACGAGGGTCACGCGAAAAAGAATTGACTACATCGGTGTGGGCAGTGGAATAAATGGCAATTCTGCGTTTATCGAGCCAATTCCGACCGGAGGGTATTTCACGGCCCATATGAATGCTCCTCAAACGGTCGTGATCAACCGCCTCGACGAGGACTTAGAGGTGATCGATAGGTGGGAGCCCGATTTTACCGAATCTCAAGAATACCCGTCCGATATGAGGCTACTGAGTAATGGCGATTTACTACTTAAAACCTTCCGCCTCGATGCTAACATAAACACTGATTCCCGCCTGTACCGCGCGTCTCCAAAGGGGGAATTGATTTGGTCGCGGACTTTCGACGGTACCAATGGGCGCGTGGCGATTTGGGACGATGCGTATTGGATCATAACGGAAAATCCGAAACACGACGAGCTATTAGTGAAATCAAGAATCCATAAAATTAACAGTGATGGGGCGAATTAAATATGCACTTTTAGCCTTGCTTCTGTGCTTCACGTTTGTTTCGTGCGAAGAGTCCGTCGATGCACCACGGTATACAGTCGACCAAACCGACCTCGCAGCACTTTTGACATCAACGTGGAAATATAAGGCCCTCTATGTCGATGGGGAATATTTCATTGCAGCAGACTCGGTCATGAATCCGGCCAAAGGCGACCTTAACCGGTTTGGAGGTGCTCGTGCCTATTTGTTTCGCCGCGAAATTCAGTATCGCGAAGACGGTCATTATCAGTTACTGTGGGAAGATCGCGGTCAATATGCATTGGGAACACACGGTGACCCCAACGATCAGCCCAATTTTGGTTCCTGGCGTATCGACGAATCCTCGGCCCAACATCGACTCATTCACAACGCATTCACTGACCAAGAGACCGTCTACACCATTGAGCTGACCGACACTTCGTTCGTGTGCAGTCATATACGTTATATGAGCCGATCCTCTTCGGAATGCGGCGCGGTTCAGGCCTATTGGGATGCGGACTCCTACGTGCACTATGTGGAGCACTTTGTACGCGTAAAATAGGTTTTGGCCCTGCGGGCCGATGCAGCCCTTGGCAGCTATTTTCGCCCTAAACGGTCTGGGTTTATTCGTAGTGGTCCCAGTTCTCGAAAGCCGGATATTCACCACGACTATCTACAGCTATCGTTTCAAGACGCCCCCAGCGATCATAGGCGTAAAGCATATAACCCATTTGCCGGGTGAGTTCGATCATTTCGTTTTCGTAGGGGGTACGTCCGGCATTGTTGATCATTTGAATCCGCCCTTTTTGACGTTGTATAATGTTCAACTTCCCTTTGCCATAATAGCCGACGGTAAAATCCCCGATTCGATCTCCGCCCCAGCGAGAGGGTGCTTTAACGGTGCCTTTGAGTTTTATATCTCCGTTCGGATACCATTCTTCAAATGAGCCCTTCAGAACACCGTACTCGTAATGTCGAATCTGCGCCAAAGCTCCGTTGCGGTAGTATTCTCGAACCTGGCCGTGTAACCTGCCTTTGGAGCATTCCGCTTTCCACTCAATTTGCCCATTCGGATGGGTGCTCATCCAGCTTCCGGTATAGGGCTCGCCATGTTTGTTATAATAAAGGCGGTCTTCGAACCTCAGTTCGGGGGTGCTTTTTACCGAGGTTGAAGCGCCCCAATTATCCGGTTGGTCCTCCGGCTATTCGAGATATCTACGGTCGTCGGTCGGAACGCATCCGGCCGAGAGGCCGAGAAAAAACAAATAGAAAAATAGCCGTCTAAGAAAGGCCATGGGAGCGGAGTGTCGAAAGTTAGTGCTCTCGACAAGGTAAGAAAACGGCCGCATCCGCAGTGTTTGGCGATCCCTCATGACGCGAAGGTGGTGATTGTGGGGCAAAGCGTCCTTAGCGAATTGGGTGAATTGCCATTTATACCGGGTGAACGGAAACTAAAAAACCCCTCGGTGGGAGAGGGGTTTTAACTATAAAAGGACGAAAATCAATTAGTTACAGGTGTAAGTAATTTTTTGTTCGATGTCTCCGCCCGGATTAGAAACCGTAGAGGTTACCTCCGGGTTATCTTCGATCTCTTTCAGCTCGTCACCGCAGTATTCCTGTCCGGATACGGTTCCTTCCTGAATCAATTGACCATTCAGGAATTGCTCTGTTTTCACATCGCATTCCTTACATTTTTTGCAAGAAGTGAATGAGACTGCCCCGAGAGCAAGGGCAGCTAAAAGAACGTAAGTCTTTTTCATGCTCTTGTTGTATTAGTATTAGGTATCGACGCTCTGCCGATTTTACAGCCCCAAACCTAAGCATTAATTGTCGAAAGAAAAATTAGAATTTATATTAATTCCGAGGCATTAGAAATAATTCTAACATTTCCTAGAAAAGCGCTATAAATTATTGTAAAACTCACCTGGTTGAGGGTTTTACTATCCATGTTGGATAGCCGTCGTACGCTTCGGTTTGCGTAACGCGCTTGATGCTATCAGCCTTCATGTCATACAGATACATGTCGAAATATCCGTTTGGAGGTTTCGCATGAAAGGCTAAAAAACGGCCGTCTGGGGAAAAGGAAAGTTCTCCTTTTCCCCAGTCGTTATGGGTCAGCCTACGAGTATCGCCCGTGGCAACGTCGAGCAAGTACAGGTCCATTTCGGAACGATGTCGATTTGAGGCGAAGGCGATCTTGCGGCCATTAGGATGCCATACGCCGTAACGATCCAAGCTGTCGTGTTGGGTAAGTCGGAGTTGGTGTGCTGTGGTCAATTGAAATAAATAGAGTTCGGGGTTCCCGTCTTGATTTGAGCGATAGAGCAGTGTAAGTCCGTCGGGTGACCATTGCGGCTCCATGCCACCTGCCGAGCCTGAGGTGAGCCATTGCAAACGTTTGCCGTCGATACGCGAAACGAATACTTGGGTAGTGTCGTTGACCGATGCTTGTCCGGCCAGCATGAGCCCATTTGGTGAAGGCCAAAGCATTTCCTTGGGGTAAAGACCGGGAAGTAGGGGTGCGGTGTTTACCGACCGCAGATTCTTTTCAAGGCGAATCGTGCCTATATCACGGGGTCCCATAATGGACAAGGTGGAATCGCTCCAGCGAATGGGATTATAGTGCCACAGGGTGTCTGTTGTGAGAGCCCATGTGGAATCGAGTTCCAGATCGTAGATCCAAATGTTGAATGCCCCGTATTCGTGCGTGCTGTGATAGATCATCCAATGCGGTCGGGTGTCGAGCGGAAAACCTCTAGATCGATTCGGGTTAGGTCCACGACTGCAAGCGATAGTCAGTAGGCTTATCAGGAATAATACACCAAGCTGCTTCATCCAGGTCAATTCAAAGGGAACCAAAAGGCGTCGTAGCACGCGAAATCTCGTGATTCGATCAGGGCCCTTGGCGCTTTGCCTCGGATCACTTTTTTCAACACGCGCCAACCTTTTCTCGTGCGTTCATTGTACCAGATCCAATCGCCCGACGGATGAAATTGAGGATGAGTCTCGTCCCGTTTGTCATCGATGAGCCAGCGGTGCTTGTCGCTCGATCGCCTGTACGCATAAATATCCCACTGGCCATTTTGCTCCATGCTGTAAAAGATTTGATCTCCATTGGGAGAGTAAACCGGATCGGCCATAGCCGGTACGCCCCAGCGAATGCTATAGGTAGAATCGCGTAGAGGAAAATACTCCCGAATCTCCCAATAGCGATTTTCGTTTCGCACGTAGATGAACGAGTAATCGTTTTGAGACCATCGCACGTTTGAGATCAGAATGCTGTCGTGCAGTACCATTCTTCTGCTGCCATTTTCCGTATTCCACGAATGCAGAATGTATCCTTCGTCAGTCCACTCTACATACAACAGCTCCTTTCCGTCCGGGGACAACCGTAGGTCGAATTGCGGCTGGTCGTTAACGGCGATCTCCTCGACGACTCCTTCGGTTAGGTCGCGTCGGTAAATCCCTGGCCCGCCATTGCGGGTACTCACGAAATAGAGGTAGCGTCCATCGGGAGAAAATTCCATTCCACCTTCCAGAACACCTTTGGGGCTCCAGTTTTGGTGAAGGCCACTGGTAACATCGGTCGAGTAAATAAAGCGTTCTTCACTAGACTTCGAAACGATGTAGAAAACCTGTTGGGTACCCGGTCTAACAATAGGCATTTCGGCCACGAGGTTCGTTGGCGAAATAAAGGTCAAGTTTCCGTCCTCGAATAAAGCAACGCGCTTAACGTTTCCATCCTGGCAGGTCAAAACGAACCGCTCGAGCGGTTGTGCTCGACTCAGGATGACGGTCAATAGAAGGGAAAATACGAGGTTCAGGCGCATGAGGCGGAAGTTAGGGACTTTCGCCGGTCGGTGCAACGTTCAAAATTCGTCGTAAATCACATCACTGAATCACCATGGTCATGGATTCGCCTTCGACCGAGGTTCCGTTGGCGTAGAAAAGGATCGCCACAACGTCATATGCGCCGGGATCGGTCGGGCCTTCGGTAAACCGAAACGTATAGAAGTAGCTATACGCATCCCCGCTGATGGCGCCGGGATCGTCAAAATTTGCCCACATGGCCGGACCTAATCCCGTGTGATTCAAGTCGAACACTTGGGTAATGTCATTCAGGCTCGATCCGGCCGCATGATTCACATCCCAATCATCGACGGTCGTAAACCGGATACTGTCCAACGGGGACTTAAACCCTCGCCAGCCGTTCTCAATACAGCTACAGGCCATCGCGGCATCGCCTCCATAACCGGGTTCGGCCGTTTGAGCGAGGTATTCAATTTCAGTGACCTCTAAAGTGAAATTCAGGGAATCGGCACCTGCTGGGTACCACGCTTGGTCGGGTCTCAGTATAAAATCTGTCCAACGCGTAAAGGGAATAGCTTCAGGACAGTTGCAATTCGGGCAACCGAGAAACAATACGGAGCTTCCGACCAAAGCAACGAACACCAACAGTGATTTCATCGATTTAGAATAATGGGGTACGCATGTGTACTACTACAGAAGACGTACCACCCCTCGGCGAGGTTGGCAAGGTCAATGATATTTTGGCCTACGGCCAGATGCCCATCTACAACCAATTTCCCCTGTGCGTCGCGGATCTCGAAATCCTGCGTCACCGCGCTTTCCACGTAGATTTTTCCGGTGGTTGGATTCGGATAAAGGCGAACGCCATTGCTTTCTTCAACCAATCCGATCGACGGATCGAGTGTTGTAAAAGGGAATGGCCCCAACCAGTCCGATTCGTTGAGAACGCAGTTGTTTCGGATGTATACTTCGTACTCGGTGTCGGGCGATAACCCTTGGAGTACTCATGGATTACACTGCGCTCCTGAAACGAATGTTCCCGATCCAATGGCAAATCCTTGCGGCCCGTACTTGAGTTGCCAATCTGACGAGAATCCGGATTGACTCCAACCTACCGCGGCCTCTGTTTCCGTTACATTAGAAACTACACCGTCGGTCGGTGAAGCGCATACTGGCGTATCCGTCATTGCAGTGATTGGTCCTGACCAAAGGCCGGTGTCGCCAGGTCCGCATATGGCTCGAACGTAGAAGTCGTAGCTCGCCGCGGAGTCTAATCCGGCCATGGTCACCGGGTGAGTTGACGTTACTGCCGGAACCGCACTTCCGAGCGGAAATCCTTCTGGCCCGGCCGCAAACTGCCACTGGGCCTCAGATCCACCGGGAATCCAGTCGAAAGCGATCGAGTTAGTCGTTGACGTCGTGCTCAAATTCGTGGGTTCGGGGCAAGCTGCCGATCCGCTAACATACACGGTAACGGTCCAGGTGTTGTTAAAAACGACGTGACCCGATCCTGTGCATGATCCCGGAATTAGAGCTGTAGTACCTGCGTGAAGCTCGAAGGTTAATGTGTTGGAGGTTAAAATTCCGTTCGCTACTGAAACCAAGCGTGAATACGTGACTGTGGTAACGCCGATACCCACGGGGCCCGTTGCGGCCAAATTCGCTTCTTTAAGTCCGGTCGTTGGGCAATTGATGTACGAGCGCTGATCGTTCGGGCTTTGGAATCCAGCCATGGCGCTAAAGAAATCGTAAACCACACGAACTGAATCCACATTGGCTCCGACTGGGAGTCCGGTAAAGGTAAGAACTCCGTGGCAAGGATAGATGTCGTTGGTGCTGTTTTGCACTTGACCAACGCCGAAGATATCGCCGCTGGTGTACGTTTGGGTGAACACTTGGGCTTGAGTGGCCCATCCGCCCGCTAGGGCGAGACAAAAGAATAGAAGCTTTTTCATAGGAATTATTTCGAGGCCGGGAATTTAGCAAATTCCCATGGTATTCGATGGAGGGCGAAATGGCGAGAGGTTCATATTCCGGGGTGAATGGTTACCAATGGCTGTGATGCAAGTTAGCTCTGTGGAGCACTAGAGCTTGGCTTTGAAGCCTAAGTCTCGGAATTCGAACTCTGTAGTCCGGAACAAAGAGCCTCGGGCCATAACCCAAAATATTTAGCTTTTTTATTTAACGAACCGAGGAAAGTTCTGAGATGCCGGTTATCGACTCAACAATCCAATCCCCGGGTTAAAACTCGAGGCCAAGGATCTTCTATTCATTATTAAATCCCATTGAACAATAACCAATAACTCTTGATTCAACGAACGCCGAACAACGAAGAACGATTCAACCACATTGTAAATAGAAGCCAAAGTGGGGTCCTAGCTTTGAATTGTCAATAAATAACAAAGACTATGGCTGTTTCACTGACTTCTTTCAATATCCTCATTCCGGTAGAAAAACTCGAAGGCCTTTGGGGTCGCGAACGAACGCAGGTTTTCCTCCGCGAGCAAGCCCGGCGGCGCGATCTACACGTAAGCTGTGATGGTTCCCTGTATCACGAATCGGTGAACGCGATTCCTACCCGTCGGGCTCGCTTGCACTTTTGGAGAAAGCAAGGGTTACAATTCACCGAACAAATGCCTATGGGGCCACGGTGGAAGGACCTATGCACGGTATCGGACCTTATGGGCACTTCATATCCATGTCCTTGGCTCGATCTCGATCTGATTCGCGGGGCGGCTAAAATGAAAGAAGTCGACCGCTGTACGGAGAAAACGATCGACCTCTTTGGTCAACAATTAAGATTGGATGGCGGTGAGTTCTTTTATCGCGCAGGTTAGAAACTCAGCACTGCTCCTAACTGGAAGTATTGATTTCTAACTCCAGAGTCATCGATATCATTCAGGCCCCAATGGTAGCGCGCATCTACGGTGATCGGACCAAGCTTAAGGCCCAAGCCCGTGTGCCAGGGGAAATCGTACCACTCGGCTTTATTGTCATCGGTCTTTACATCTTGACCAAGTGCCGTAATGTTTTCTCCGACCTTGAAATTGGCCGCGATTCCCGCTTGAGCGAATACAGGTCCGAGCTTTAGGCGAAGTGCCGTGGGTAAGCTGATGTAATGCAAGTTTCTAAAATTGTCGTCATCGACCTTTGCACCCATTTGCTGATACTCAAGCCCCTTATACAAGTGAAGTAGCGGAACGATTTGCGTCGTTCGGAAGGTTCCTATGTAAAATCCGGATTTCGAATCGCCCGATGATGGAACTTGGTCCCCGTTGTTAAACAGCCCGGCATTTGACCAACATGCGCGAATTCCGTGGGTAACTTCTTCTTGTGCATTTACACCGAGAGCAAAGCCCAAAAAGGCTACAAGAACAATAGATATAAGAGCAGTTTTCATATGGATTGAGTTTAGTTTTTTTACTAAGTTTCTCTTTTTTGTAGCAGGTTTGACCTGATAGTTAGTTGGTTCTTCCTTAATAAGTGTACATATACCCTTTAATTCCAAAGAATTTTGGAGACCTTAGATTCAAATCTAGTCCTATGATCAATTCTATCATTACCGGAACGGGAAGTTGCATTCCGGAGCGCGTGGTCACCAATGCCGATTTCATGCGAAACGGTTTTTACAACGACGACCAAACGGCTTTGGAATACGACAATGAAAAGATCATTGAGAAGTTCGAGGCGATCACTGGTATCCGTGAAAGGCGGTACATTAAGGAGGATCAAACTTCGTCTGAGATCGCTACTCGCGCTGCCGAGATTGCGATTGCGGATGCGGGAGTGGATCCGGAATCTCTCGATTATATCATACTTGCTCACAATTTTGGTGATGTCCGGAAGCATACGATTCAGACCGATGTATTACCCGGATTGGCTGCTCGAGTAAAGCACAACCTCGGTATTGCGAACCCTAGATGCGTTGCATACGACATCTTGTTCGGTTGTCCCGGCTGGATACAATCCCTTATTCAAGGGCACATCTTTATTCAGGCCGGAGAAGCCAAGAAGGTTCTGGTCATCGGAACAGAAACCCTCTCCAGAGTGGTGGACCCACATGATCGCGATGCCATGATCTTTGCGGATGGAGCAGGTGCTTGTATTCTGGAAGCAAAGAAAGAAGATGAACGCCGTGGAATACTGTCGCACCGAACCCTGACACATACCGTTGATGAGGCCTATTACCTCGCTATGGGAAAATCTAATTCCCCTGAAAGCGACCCTCGCGTTCGCTACATTAAAATGGAAGGCCGTAAGATCTATGAGTATGCGTTGACCGAAGTGCCCGCAGCCATGAAGGAATGCTATGATGCCTCCGGAGAAAAGATAGAAGACCTCGAAAAGATCTTCATCCATCAGGCCAATGAAAAAATGGACGAGGCGATCGTAAAGCGCTTTTATCGACTCTATAAAGTCCCCATGGAAGAGAAGGTGCTTCCGATGAATATCCACACCCTTGGCAATAGCTCGGTTGCGACCGTTCCTACCCTTTTCGATCAGGTGAAACGAGGAAATTTAGGTAGCCACAAACTTTACGATGGTGAGATCATACTCTTTGCCAGTGTTGGCGCCGGCATGCACATCAATGCGGTGACCTATATACTTTAGTTCTTAGGGTTGAGTTCTTAGGGTTGAGTTCTTAGTTGGCTATGGGCAATGAACCATGAACTCAGTCAATTAAGAATTAAGAATACCTATCCGCAGCTGACCTAAGCGTCTCTGCAATCTCCTTTCTCAACCATTTGGGCTCTAAAACTTCAATCTTATCTCCGAGTGACAATAATTGCATTTTGAAGTCAGGTGTTACGTGCACGGTCCAGGACAATACTCCCCCATGGTCATCTTCGGAGAGAATCTCTTGAGACGAATGCCATGGTTTTGTGCGAGCATAGAGTAGATCGCGCCGATCGAGCCGCACTTCCACCCGAGAGGGTGCCTTGTCCGGAATCGTAAAAATGCCATAGGCGTGTTTGAAGTAAGCCGCTGCATCGATTTTTTTTCGTTCGGAAGAGGGGTATCTAACGGGACCCATGCGCAGCGAGCGGATGCGTTCCAAGCCGTATAGCCGGAGTGCTTCACGTTCGGGCGACCAACCTACTATGTACCACCGCTGTTGTGATTCTTTAAGTAAGTAGGGGTGGAGCCGAACCGTTCTCGTACGTTCGTCATCGAAATAGAAATAGTCGAACTCGATGACCAGACACTCCTTTATCGCATTGTAGATTTGATCGATGTACGACCAGCCATCGTATTGGGGTAGTACTTCGAATTCGATGAAGTGATCTTCCTCTTGGTCGTGCTTCTTTTGAAGTGAAAGGCGCTCGCACAGCCTGGTGATCGCCGGAGCGAATTGGCGCAGCAGAGGGTTGTCGGCAAAACCGCTAAGCAGTTGAGCCGCTGACTCCAAGGCGACGATCTCTCTCGACCCAATTCCCAACCCATCGAGGGAATAATTGCCATCCTGGTAGTAGTACTCTTTGCTCCCTCTGTCATAGGCGATTGGGGCGTCGTATTCGTCCCGCATCAGACGGAGGTCCTTGTCGATAGTGAACAATGAAACCTCGTTCCCAGAGCGAGCAGAATCGATTCCAAAGAGCTCCTCCACGCATTGATCGCGCAAAAACTCTTTGGTGGCAGGAGCGGTACGGAATTTGTTCCGCAGTACCCGATCGATCACCCTTATTCTAAGCAGTTGTTTCTTAGTTACCGGCA
The Flavobacteriales bacterium genome window above contains:
- a CDS encoding T9SS type A sorting domain-containing protein is translated as MGPFPFTTLDPSIGLVEESNGVRLYPNPTTGKIYVESAVTQDFEIRDAQGKLVVDGHLAVGQNIIDLANLAEGWYVFCSSTHAYPIILNR
- a CDS encoding PD40 domain-containing protein → MRLNLVFSLLLTVILSRAQPLERFVLTCQDGNVKRVALFEDGNLTFISPTNLVAEMPIVRPGTQQVFYIVSKSSEERFIYSTDVTSGLHQNWSPKGVLEGGMEFSPDGRYLYFVSTRNGGPGIYRRDLTEGVVEEIAVNDQPQFDLRLSPDGKELLYVEWTDEGYILHSWNTENGSRRMVLHDSILISNVRWSQNDYSFIYVRNENRYWEIREYFPLRDSTYSIRWGVPAMADPVYSPNGDQIFYSMEQNGQWDIYAYRRSSDKHRWLIDDKRDETHPQFHPSGDWIWYNERTRKGWRVLKKVIRGKAPRALIESRDFACYDAFWFPLN
- a CDS encoding PorT family protein, whose protein sequence is MKTALISIVLVAFLGFALGVNAQEEVTHGIRACWSNAGLFNNGDQVPSSGDSKSGFYIGTFRTTQIVPLLHLYKGLEYQQMGAKVDDDNFRNLHYISLPTALRLKLGPVFAQAGIAANFKVGENITALGQDVKTDDNKAEWYDFPWHTGLGLKLGPITVDARYHWGLNDIDDSGVRNQYFQLGAVLSF
- a CDS encoding WYL domain-containing protein produces the protein MPVTKKQLLRIRVIDRVLRNKFRTAPATKEFLRDQCVEELFGIDSARSGNEVSLFTIDKDLRLMRDEYDAPIAYDRGSKEYYYQDGNYSLDGLGIGSREIVALESAAQLLSGFADNPLLRQFAPAITRLCERLSLQKKHDQEEDHFIEFEVLPQYDGWSYIDQIYNAIKECLVIEFDYFYFDDERTRTVRLHPYLLKESQQRWYIVGWSPEREALRLYGLERIRSLRMGPVRYPSSERKKIDAAAYFKHAYGIFTIPDKAPSRVEVRLDRRDLLYARTKPWHSSQEILSEDDHGGVLSWTVHVTPDFKMQLLSLGDKIEVLEPKWLRKEIAETLRSAADRYS
- a CDS encoding PD40 domain-containing protein — encoded protein: MKQLGVLFLISLLTIACSRGPNPNRSRGFPLDTRPHWMIYHSTHEYGAFNIWIYDLELDSTWALTTDTLWHYNPIRWSDSTLSIMGPRDIGTIRLEKNLRSVNTAPLLPGLYPKEMLWPSPNGLMLAGQASVNDTTQVFVSRIDGKRLQWLTSGSAGGMEPQWSPDGLTLLYRSNQDGNPELYLFQLTTAHQLRLTQHDSLDRYGVWHPNGRKIAFASNRHRSEMDLYLLDVATGDTRRLTHNDWGKGELSFSPDGRFLAFHAKPPNGYFDMYLYDMKADSIKRVTQTEAYDGYPTWIVKPSTR
- a CDS encoding ketoacyl-ACP synthase III — protein: MNSIITGTGSCIPERVVTNADFMRNGFYNDDQTALEYDNEKIIEKFEAITGIRERRYIKEDQTSSEIATRAAEIAIADAGVDPESLDYIILAHNFGDVRKHTIQTDVLPGLAARVKHNLGIANPRCVAYDILFGCPGWIQSLIQGHIFIQAGEAKKVLVIGTETLSRVVDPHDRDAMIFADGAGACILEAKKEDERRGILSHRTLTHTVDEAYYLAMGKSNSPESDPRVRYIKMEGRKIYEYALTEVPAAMKECYDASGEKIEDLEKIFIHQANEKMDEAIVKRFYRLYKVPMEEKVLPMNIHTLGNSSVATVPTLFDQVKRGNLGSHKLYDGEIILFASVGAGMHINAVTYIL